The DNA sequence agcgtaggttggagaggtttgggatacttcagccaccacctttcagtggcacagagagagggGATGCTCAGGacgttttggacaggtgtcagaggatactccgtactgctggtattttggagacttctggggtctcattcactacctttcagttttctggggctgcactcagatggtgggagacttatgagaggcgtaggcctgttggcatagcaccccttacttggcagcagttctccgtggtctttttggagaagtttgtgcctcgatcccgcagagaagagctgggtagatagtttgagcggctctgccagggtgatatatctgtgacacagtatgagatgcggttctccgagttggcccgtcatgctatctggttggttcccacggacagagagaggatcatgaggtttattgatggcctcacttttcagctacaattgctcatgaccagggagcgggtttcgggtgctacctttgaataggttgtcgacattgctcggaagattgagatggttcgcggtcaaaAGAGGGTTGAGCAGgaagccaagaggcctcgtggtcagggtggattcagcggtgctccttttgggggtcagttccagcacggcagaggtcgtcatttcagacaggctcagtcagctcggccatttcatcggggtacATCATCTggacatggttctcacagttctcatcagggccactcatcacttagtgcccttccagttcagagttcgtcccgtgctccacctattcagggctcttccatgtcaggttcttctaccagtcatccctgtgctaggggttcccttcagttttcgCCGCCAGCactagggagttgttttgagtgtggggagcttgggcatatgtggaggcagtgtccttatcgtcatggaggtctatctcagaagaggagtcagcctccgactacagcaccagctacctcaccacccgcctagTCAGCTCGGGATGGagttcagtcagctaggggtcgccctagagggggaggcagatcagggggtgatcaggcccgtttctatgctctccctaccagaccagatgctattgcttcagatgttgtgattacaggtattgtctcagtttgccacagagatgcctcagtattatttgaccctggtttcacatattcatatgtttcctcgtatttcgcccattttttggatatgccccatgagtccttagtttaattaaaatttgtatctactcctgtgggtgatactattattgtggaccacgtatatcggtcatgtgcggtgactattgggggtctggaaaaccgagtagatctattgttgctcagtatggttgattttgatgtgatattgggaatggattggttatctccatgtcatgctgttctagattgtcatgctaagatggtaacgttggctatgccggaaaTTTCgtgggttgagtggagcggttctgtagattatgtggcccgcctgcagcatactttatgactgagtgaggccgagggcctgatttgtgaggatgagtgtggatcggggctgcccgcctgcagcatactttatgactgagtgaggccgagggcctgatttgtgaggatgagtgtggatcagggctgcccgcctgcagcatactttattattatcgcacgtgagttgtccgtacagattatagcgcttgggctgaaggagcccctccggagtctgtacatacccccagtgagcgcaggtacctactaaatgcgagtgccgagtgctaagtgactgggaggcaagagtgattgtgaggtatgcccgagtggcacgagtgactgtgagatttgcccgaggggctgtttatgatttcatcatatttgctcacctttgcattgagcctttgtttgaaaaactgttggaaaaatgtctttaaaataatttttactggaactgggtttaaacgagatgtttgattcaaatcctgatttttaagagcatgtggtattttattgagatttcctgatatgaacgttatatgcttaaTTGCTTgccactactgctcagtctttatttattgttgttacttactgagttagcatacttacgttactccctgcaccttgtgtgcagatccaggtgtagctggacacggtagcggttattgagtgttctggttgcagattttcttgaagatagcaaggtagctgtttggcgaacgcagcccctgctcttctccctcttatcttcctctagttgtatttagctatttttcgggatgagttagccttgattttgttagacagattgtagtatatgctcatgactagtgacaccccgatgtcgggcttttttttccgcacttttatttttctttgatttgaactctttaaatgaaggtttatattaaataaccttaaaattttctttaaaatgaaaatatcaatttattttggaaatgagtcggcttgcctagttccacgatagccACCATCACGACGGCTGGACACAGTCTAAGTCCGGTGAAatcaaaataaaggaaaaaccagcaacaactcaataagaacaaccgttGTCACACCAGATTTGTTCAAGCATTTTCACGatgtaccgaacctcataatcacagctcacggtttccaattcttgaaccctaatcactcggcatcttgtgcccatattACAACTCATATTCACAcggacgactcacatgccaatagaatATTCCTCACACAGAAAgcaagtagacaagagtacgtTTAATGGTTAATGACGTCAGGATTCACCTTTTGAAactgatatgggtgatttaactatgagtatgcttgtgcaagtgttctaccataatTCCAGTCAACAAAtgggagtagagacaatgaatggcacataagaaatgatcaccatgaaatgtacagtgtaataaaagcagcaatgaagtttgaagcagcgaccagcacaacaagattagctacatagaactgagTAAAAAATGCATCACGGAGGAAAACAATTagtagtatgctaaggaaaacaacaatcaaagagaAGTGCACAGAAAAGGGAaaatgacaacaagagccctccctagataccgcctcgtagtctcaaatcgtaaaatgaatcacaactttccttatatcaccgcgggatcatttacatttaattttgaaaatcattttcccgaaatagcatcccgtgttttagcccaacttatcacaccgcatagcttctagtagtttccctactagccacgcatttcaagcccaccttatctcaccgcatgcgtttcaatactcataccttataccaccgcatgcatatcaataataacaacaacacggcagaaacctcgtgcaacacaataacaaccgcacaacagaaacctcatgcaaatacaataacaaccgcatggcagaaacctcgtgcaaacacaataacaatcgcacggcagaaaTATCGTGCAAAATCATAACAATTCTCTCAACAAAACACgtatgccaaaaacataacaactcaaataaatgactttcacaatatgtgctcacatgccacaacattttctcaaaacagtttcaatatcacaaccacacatagccctcggctcaataacaccgaatataacaataataacatgataatacggcaagtaaatcaactcagtaACTTCAGAATACAAAGAAAACGAAAGAACgaactcacaaagaaagacataACAGGAAATAATGGTACAACATAGAAATAGCTCAATAAGGAAGAGGTAATGTGTAGTAATGATTCCACAAAAAGTACAATTCAACGGTAAgagggataacatgaatcaatgattccaaataaggagatgtcaacaatgataagggataacaaaacttcatttagggttgagcGATTACGGAAGatatacaacaaattcaattaattccaaataagacacgtaagggtaaatttagtaaatgggggatttaacatgctaaaacaacttcacatctaatgaacataagaacctaagagccctatacgatcaaatttccacaaataagtccgagtatgtactcgtcacctcgcgtacacggccttcacatgataCAATTAGTACAAATGACTCAaaccctaaggggtagttccccccccccccccacacaaagttaggcaagatacttatcttaaAGAAGCTAGATCGTTACTCTAAATATAAGAAGCTtcgggtaaagaacacttaccccaatgaattgcttgaaaaacccacgaaaaatcTACCAAAGCCGAGGTCTACAATTCAAAATGTGTTgaaaatttcaaaccctcgacaTATATGTGTTCTGCCCAGCGCTCTTCGCACTTACGCACAAAAATACCGCGCATGCgacctcgcttttgcgagaaaagcaccgcacctgcggccttcaCTTGAGAGCCcagagctcgcacctgcgatccaatAATCGCTTCTGTGATTGCGCAGAAGCGTGACAAACACCGCAAAAGTGGACGACCACTTAGAACACATATCGCGCTCTGCGATCGACCTTCCGTAGATGCAAGCTTGCACTTGCGCTCCCCTCTCTGCAGAAGCGATGCAACAGGACCTACACCAACATCGCAGAAGCAACCAAGAATCTCGCATAAGCGGTCACGCACCTGTGCACCAAAACTCGCAGGTGCGacgcaccagaaccagcagcccaGAAATTTCTTAAGTCCAATATTCAggctgttaaccatccgaaatccacccgaggccctcgggacctcaaccaaatataccaacacatcccgtAACCATACACGGacttaatcgaggcctcaaatcacatcaaataaggtcgaaactacaaatcacacctcgaatcgaatttatgaactttcaaatctttcaacttccaaaactcgtgccgaaacatatcaaatcaacctagaatgatgtcaaattttgcatgcaagttccaaatgacataatggagctaatccaactctcggaatcgcaattcgagcccaatatcaacaaagtcaactcccggtcaaacctcttaaccttccaaaacttcaacttttcaatttttgccaaaatgcatcaaattacccaacggacctccaaatccaaatccggacgcatgcctaagtccaaaatcaccatacgaaactattggaatcatcaaaaccccatttcagagtcgtctacacaaaaagtCAAAATTTCAGTCAACTCTtaccatttaagcttctaaaacaagaatccttcttccaaattaacCCCGAATCATTCGAGAcattatgccgccgaacgggacgctaattgtcaaaatgaccggtcgggtccttacattctcccccacataCACCCGCGAATCCAGGTAAGCCCGACAATACCACCCCAACTGAAGATTTTTCCTTCCACCAATACCAATAGGCCTTAGAACAAAATTTCTCACCATCCGATCGTTTCCAAAAGATCCGATtcctacatcaacacacggtattagccTCAACCAGCTGCAATAATCTATGTCTACACTCACCAGATACAAATGCACGGCGTAACACACTACACATATGTCCATAACAACATCTATGATCACAATAGTCGTCCATACTCAAACCCATCACCgacaattaacctcatatcagcTAGAACCATGTTCCAAACCTCTACAACACCGACAATGATACAAGAAACACGAAGATTCCATGATTATTCagtcaaatcaacaagtcacacccaACACCACTTgagcacacacctcgcaagctaaaacccaataagcacatCACGAATATGATTGAATATACGAGGGAACAGAAGAAAGAACtctcaaacaagcccgacatgcacaactccctatcagtagcATACtacgaattaattccacaagggagaatcaaagtatatgaacaaattaCAAGGATCACATCCTAATATAAATtcactgcggcatgcagcccggtCCAAACATAACAAACCTCATGGAAATGCGAGGATCTTATCCTCAGCTCTAAAGTCATGGCACAAGTAGAttacacatcataccaactgaaaccttccactaattcaatttctGCTAGCAAGGTCACAACACATGCTGAACTCTCACACCGGTAGAGTATCTAattcacaaatcgtaaccaaccacccaaaaatcacatcaaaacctaccgtaatggGTAACAGAAAGTCAttcctagtctcatagctctcaataatgaataaaacaaaACGATAGACACAtactaccactatagaatctcccaatagaGGTAAACACATAAACAGAGTACAAATTCACAAAAATCACCCTTATGTGAAGTAAAATAGAAGGACtcccccgataagcagaaccgaaaccaaaatatgaatgatgctcctctataataAATCGAAACTATATTTGTGCAACATCATCTGGTGAAGCGGCCTCAGCCCTACCGTATAAAGCACATCAACaggccgggcctccccctcttgggcgccttctacccgcctgacctGCACCCCAAGCTGGCGGTACAGGGATATCAACAACTAGAgtagaactcatagcctgaaCACCCCACTATGACTCAtatgtccggagtctaggacaatctctcaccatgtgactggtatctccacactcaaaataacctctcTGATGGCATGGATATGGAAGCTATCCGGCACGGGCACTTTGAGACCCATGGATATCTTAAGCACCACGCGAAGCGTAAAGTGCAAACTTAACTGACTAACCTACAAAAAATCTACCATggcgtaccctgcctccaaaatagggactagtagatcctcccggtctacgaggcctcttagcctctctgtcctctctctcatgaccccgcatgtcctctctctcatgATCCCGTATACCCACAAGtcggtaagtgttctctaccacctactgaaatggaacatccgactccaactcccgagccatgctgaaccagaTATCATGACTGAGCCCCCAATGAACCTGCAGActcaggtgcatgtctggacaaatcactgaatctaactgaatactctgacactgacatagtgccctggtcCAGTTactcaaactccgcgtgccaGGCATCCCGAAGAgtctgaggaacatactctctCAAGAAGAACTCTGGAAACTGATCCCATGTGAGTGAAGTTGCCTAAGCCGGGATACCCAACTCATACGTTAGCCACCACTGATATGTCattcccttaagctggaacatagtaaaagtaGCCatactcgtctccacaatacccatagtacggagaatacggtggcactcctctaggAAACCATGTGTATCCTCTTAAGCCAAACCACTAAAGGTACCTGtctcccaactggagctactggcgacTCCTCAACAGCTGCTCTGACAGATGCTCTAGTTGTAGCACGTGttcctcctcggcctctgcctcagccCCTGGCAACACCGTCTCTGGGGGGTCACGTCAtcggtaactgcagctcgtgtcctcaccatttgtgagagaatataatgataaaagttcaaactccgagatcaataaactcgcacgataggaatgaaggaagtgaaactaccctaatagtttcgtagcctcttaaagataagtacagacgtctccgtaccgatccgcaagactctactaaactcgcttatgactcgtagcacctatgaacctagagttctgatatcaacttgtcacgaccccagtttccctccgtaggatgtcgtgatggaacatagtctttacgactaggtaagcctaacacttatggAATGAATTGACAGAAATTAACCAACATAACTATTAAGAAGAAACCAGATATTTCTAAATGAACTCAACATTTACAACATGAAATAgcatcccaaaatcggtagtacaagtcataagctctactgagtttgctagaaaaatcCCTAAATGCAACTGTTCGGGatagaattaaacagtacaatgaaaatatcataaggtgactctgaggcctgcgaacgtgacggtaggtttaccttgagtctccatagctcgaccagccagctaataatcaacaacaaccgtgACACCTACATCtgcacacaaaaatgtgcagaagagtattatgagtacaccacaacggtacccagtaagtatcaagactaacctcagtggagtagtgacgagggacagttaagacacctaccggactaaacaacctgaacaagtgtgaaggtgaactaacagagaaaataatattaatatacaaCTAAGCAGTATAAGGAATACCAAACAATACTTGCAACGAGAcaccaataataacaatatttaacaggaaacagtcaggtaataatgtcgtagagtaagctggacacagtctaagtccggtgaaatcaaaataaagaaaaagccaacaacaactcaataagaacaaccgctatCACACTAGAtttgttcaagcatttccacgaggtactgaacctcataatcacagctcaCATAACAATTCTCTGAGCAAAACACgtatgccaaaaacataacaactcaaataaataactttcacaatatgtgctcacatgccacaacattttctcaaaacagtttcaatatcacaaccacaaATAGCCCTCGGTGTCACGCCCTAAACCTGAAgggacgtggccggcacccggtaccatactcggcccgagcgtaccactctgtaactatgaactctagaggaataaccctcaacctaggctGATGGGGCCATAtactgaatcatctgaaaatatcgtctgtctcatctaaggggtaaacatacccaaaaagtcatatatatatatatatatatatatatatatatatatatatctatatctataaatgtacagactgacgaggccgccgtgaacatctactgttatacaaactatacaggacttgtctacaagcctctagagatagttgaactgtatcatggtcgggacagggcctcgacctacccatcaaacctgtatatataaaacagactccaaggtctagacatggtaactccggggaagtggagcttaccaaccaagctgatatttggctctgtctacttggaaggtctatccagctgtctatcaggacctgcaggcataaaatgcagcgtccccagcaaagggacgtcagtacaaataatgtactaagtatgtaaggtaacagaataactgaaagctgaaactgaactgatgatataataactgaatgtaactgggagtcaaaaataatctaaagatatacttacctgttgatactgactcaactctctccatatagtatgtaaaatagttgtccggccctataaggctcggtatgtgtaacttccctaccgtagtaggctcgctcatatgcactcggccatactaggctctgtatctcggccattctgggctcgctcataggcgctcggccacagtaggctcggtatataacttaccatctgatcagaggttgcccaataggggcctgcccaccgattatagctcgatggtggtaaaaaatactgtaacactgtatatatatatatatatatactttctgCTCTCCtgtaacactgtatatatatatacactctctgctctcttagctgaaataagacaatact is a window from the Nicotiana tomentosiformis chromosome 10, ASM39032v3, whole genome shotgun sequence genome containing:
- the LOC138899707 gene encoding uncharacterized protein; this translates as MVRGQKRVEQEAKRPRGQGGFSGAPFGGQFQHGRGRHFRQAQSARPFHRGTSSGHGSHSSHQGHSSLSALPVQSSSRAPPIQGSSMSGSSTSHPCARGSLQFSPPALGSCFECGELGHMWRQCPYRHGGLSQKRSQPPTTAPATSPPA